In Bacteroidota bacterium, the genomic stretch GTCGTCGGTCGGCCCGCGATCGTCCAAGACAAAGACGCGGAGCGCGCACCGGGCGACGGCGAGCGCCCGCGTCGGGGCAACGTCGAGGCGCGTGAACTCCAGCGTGCCCATCGGCCCCATCGTCTCGGTCTGCGGCGTGTGGCCGAGGGCGAGCCAACCATCGCGGAAGGCCAGAAGCGAGAACCGTCCGCCGCGCCGGTCGCGAATCGCGTGGACGAGTGCCTCAGCGGCAAGCGGATCGGTCGAGTACGGCAGGACCACACGAGTTTCGCCGTCCGCTCCGGTGTAGGCATACGCGCCATCTTCGGCAAACGCCTTGTCGTTCCAGACGACGGCCAGCCCGAGCGCGTGCTGCGCCACGAGCGCGTCGAGGACCGGCCCCGCAGCCAGCGCTTCGATGTCGGCGAGGGTGTCGAACGGGAGGTCCATGGCGACGGGAGGAAGGCGGGCGGATGCCTCAAGGTAGGCGCTCAGTGGTCGTCGTCGTGCTCCCGGTGTGGAACGGCCTTCCGGGTCGCGTAGGCCGAGGGCAGCGTCCCATACGTCTTGCGGAACTGCTTGGCGAAATGGTCGGCATCCCGGTAGCCCACGGCATACGCGACTTCGGCGACGGTCCCGGCCTGCTGCGTCAGGAGTTGCGCGGCCCGCGCGAGCCGGAGTTGGCGCAAAAACACGCCGGGCGCGGTGTCGAGCGAAGCGCGCAGGCGCCGTCCGAGTTGCCGCCGGCTCAGCCCCACCTCCGCCGCCAGCGCATCGACGCCGAACGAGGGATCGCCCAGACCGGCCTCGGCGGCGTCCCGCACACGTTCGAGGAACGCAGCCTCGGCTGAAGGCACCACGATCTCGCTTGGCCCCACGACGACCTCATCGGAGTAGCGAGCACGGAGCCGATGGCGCGTCGCGACGAAGTTGCTGAGGCGGGCGCGGAGTTCGTCGGGCGAGAACGGCTTCGTGAGGTAGTCGTCGGCCCCGGCTTCCAACCCGGCGAGCGTGCTCTGCTCGTCGGCCCACGCGGAGAGCAAGACGATGGGCACGTCGGCGAGCGCCGGTTCAGCGCGAAGGGCACGTGTCAGGGCTACGCCGTCGAGCTCGGGCATCATCACGTCGGAGAGGACGAGGTCGGGCCGGCAGGCCCGGGCGGTCTCCAGACCGACGGCTCCGTTCTCGGCTTCGAGGACGCGGTAGCGCTCGGCGAGGTGGCTGCGGATGTAAGCGCGCAGTCCTGCGTGGTCCTCCACCACGAGCACGAGTGGGCGTCGGTCGTTGGAAGTCGCCACAGCCGGGGGATCGTCGCCTGGCGTCGCACTGACGGGTATGGGCAGGTCGAGCATCGCCGCCTCACCGTCGCCCGTCGCGAGGACCGTGGGCGCGGAGCGTTGCTCGGTGCGCGGCACGGTGGGTACGCCAGCCTGGGCAGCGGCCTCGGCGTCAACATCGACGGCGCCCAGTGGAAGCCGGACGGTGAACCGGGTCCCGAACCCGACCGTGCTCTCGACGCCGATGGTGCCGCCGTGCAGCTCCACGAGCTCCTTGGCCAGGGCCAGCCCGATGCCGGTACCTCCGTGCGTGCGCGTGGTGCTGCCGTCAGCCTGGCGAAAGCGGTCGAACACGTAGGGCAGCGCCGCTGCCGCGATGCCGGTCCCGGTATCCTCGACTGCCACGACCGCGTCGCCGTGTTCAGCACCAACGCTCACGCGGATCTTGCCCCCACGCTCAGTGAACGCCAGGGCGTTGGCGACGAGGTTGGTCAGCACCGTCTCGATCTGCTGCGCGTCGAGGGGCATCGAGAGCGCAGAAACCTGGGCGTCGAACAGCAGCCCGAGGCCTTTGCGCTCGGCCGGTCCGGCAAACGTCGCAGCGACACCTCGTGCGAGTACCACCACGTCGGTCTCCTCGCTGTTCAGGTCGAGCGCGCCTGCTTCGAGCTTGGCGAGGTCGAGGAGTTGATTGATGAGGTTGAGCAGCCGGCGAGCGCTCTGCTGCATGGACGGTAGCTGGCCGGCGAGCGGCTCCGGCATCGGCGTGTCGCTGGCAAGCGCGTCCTCGATGGGGCCGAGCAGGATCGTGAGCGGCGTGCGGAACTCGTGGCTGAGGTTGGCGAAGAGCCGCGTCTTGAGCCGGTCGAGTTCTTCGAGGCGCAGCGCCTGGGCTTCGACCTCAGCTTTGCTGGCGCGTAGCTCTTCCGTGCGTGCTGCAACGCGTACTTCGAGGTCGGTCGCGTAGGCACGCAGTTCTTCCTCAGCGTCCCGTAGCGAGGCGGTCATCGCGTTAAAGCCCTCGCTGAGCCGCCCTACTTCGTCGTGCACGCCGACGGGCACCGTCACGTCGCGTTCGCCCGCGTTGACCCGCCGGACGCCCTCAAGCAACCGTTCGACGGGGCGCACGAGGCTCCCCTTCAGCGCCCACGGGAAGACGACCAAAGCCAGAACGGTAGCGATTCCCATCAGCACGAGGAGCGGCAGCATCGCTTCATGGTACTCCGCCATCACCCCCGGCGCTGGGATGCCGTCGATGACATTGGGATTGCTTGGCGGAGCCGAGAGCACGGCGGTCATGCCGATCAGACCCAGCACCAGCGCGAGTGCCAGACCGGAGAGCTTCGTACGGATCGAGGTAGGTTCCGGCGCATGCTCTAGGTATATCGCGACCCGCGTGTAGTGAATCGCAAAGACGGCCGGGAGGATGACAAACACCCACATAGCATTGCTGACCACGACCGATGCATCGGCCAGGAACACGCCGATGATGGTTATCAGGAGGACGGCGTCGGCGAGACATACGGCTGCGAAGGCCGCAAAGGCCCGAGCCTCTCGGTCGCGCCCCAACGCGTGCGCCCGCCGCCGCTTGCGCAAGAGCACCGTCACCGCCCAAGCATCCGCCGCGAGCCACGTGAAGCTGTAGACCGACATCATCACGTCGCGGATGCTGCTCTCGGGGCTGCGCGTGACCGCCACGAGCACGAGCGAACCAACGACCGCGAGCGCAGCCACTACCAGGGCGGCTCGCGTTTCTCGCGGGTAGGGCACCTCCAAAAACCGGTACGCGAACTGGACGAGCGCGCCTAGGGCCGCCATCACAACCAGGAGTTCGACCGACTTGATTGCCCACATCGTCGCGTCCGACAGCGGATAGAACGACGCCTCGGCGGCACGGCAGAGGTAGAGGCCGACCGTTCCCGTCGTGAACCCTGCCAACCACCGCGAGGCACCCGCCCCACGCGGTACGCGCAGCAGGTACACCGTGAGCGCCACGTTGAGGATCACGAGGGCCGTGGCGCGGATCGATTCTGGGGAAAGAAACAGGCTCATCGGGCTAGTGGTGGCTAGAGGGTAGCACCGAACAGAACAAGGGCCAACTCCGTCCCCGCAGGTGCGGGGACGGAGCGTGCTCTTGCGTGCATGCTGGCTTATCGGCGGCTTGCGTTCGTCGTCGCGATGGCGACCCGCGGCGAGCCGTCGTCGGGCTTGGCGTCGGTGGTGACGGTGAAGCCATCGGCGTCGAGGCGGACGGTGTTGCGAAGGTGGCCCGTCTGCGCGGGGTTGTTCGGGTTCGACGAGGGCCAGGACATCACGAGCGCGTCACCATCGAAGCTGAGCGTACCACGGTGCGGGTCTGTTATGGAGGCGGCCCGGGTGGGCGAGTCGGCATCGCGGCTATCGAACCGATGGATCGCGTATCTCCCGGTTGAGGCGTCGTGGGAGACGACGAAGCGGAGATACACGGCTTCCTCCATGCTTTCGCCACGCATGGTCAGCGTCCAGTCCCACTGCTGGAAGTGGCCGCCGAGGATAGGCGAGACGTCGAGGGTGCCATCGAAGGTGCCCTCCTCGATCTGGGCGAAGCCGTCGAGGGTGTAGGTGCCTTCGTAGGGCGCGAGGCGTTCCATGGCGTCGGCAGGCTGCTGGGCGAACGCCGTGGAGCAGGTCAACAGCGTGACGAGGAGGAATGCGGATCGAGTGCGGGTCATGAGCTTGCACGTTGGGATGGAACGGAGGCGCGGCCCCAGCCGGAGCCTGTCCGCCGACGCCCTCAGCTTAGGCCGCGACGTTTGGGACATACCGGACGACCCGCCCGGTATATCCGCCGTGTCCCGTTTCTCGGGGGAGGTCGTCACGTTTCCCCGGTCGCCGAAGCCGGAACAGAGCGCTGTCCCTGTGTTTCATCGGCCTAGACCTGTTCCTCTCCCTTCATCTGGCTTCGCCCCAAGCGTTTCTTCGCCCGTGCTACATACCGGTCGCCTCGCCCTCCGTCCCGTCCAGCCTGCCGATGTCGTAGCCCTGCATGCGCACTGGACCAACCCTGTCGTGCGCCGCTATCTGTGGGACGGCGTCGCCATTCCCCAAGATCAGGTCGCAGCGCTCGCCCAGGAGAGTGCGGCCCGCTTCGAGGCCTACGGGCACGGCCTCTGGACGCTCGGCCTTCGTGACCTTGATTCTCCCGAAGCGGCGCCTCTGATCGGCTGCGGCGGGTTCTGGCCGTTCCACGACCCGCCGCGGCTCGAACTCATCCTCAGCGTCGGTCCAGCGTGGCACGGGCAGGGCTTGGCGACCGAAGCCGGACACGCCCTCCTGGCGTACGCCCGCGACGACCTCGGCATGACCGAGGCGCTCGCGAGCACCGACGTGCCCAACGCCGCGTCACAGCGACTGCTCGACCGGCTTGGCTTCGCGTGCACCCACCGCGGCGACGCGGACGGCCTCGACACGCTCTTCTACGCACGGGCGCTTTAGCCACGCGCCTGGATCGAAGGCGGCGCAGGCTGGTAGACGCGCTCGGTCTCCTCGTCTCCTACGCCCTTCGCTTCCCGCCCCCCTCCGTGCCCCAGGTCGGCTTCCTCGAACTGCTGCGGACCAACCGCAACGTCCGCTGGCTGTGGGCCGGGGCCGTGGTGTCGCTCTTCGGCGACTGGTTTAACACGCTCGCGCTCTACCGTGTCGTGCAGGACCTCTCCAGCGAGGGCTCCGTGCTCGGCGACGGCTACGTGGCGCTGGCGCTCGTCTTCGTGGTGAAGCTGCTGCCGCTCGCGCTCGCGGCCCCGCTGGCGGGCGTGTTGGTGGATCGCTTCAACCGCCGCACGGTGATGATCGTCTCGGACGTGCTCCGCGCGCTCATCGTACTCGGCTTCCTGCTCGTGCGCGAGCCCGGCGACCTGTGGCTGCTCTACGTCCTCGCGGCGGCACAGATCATGGTGAGCGCGCTCTTCCTGCCGGCCAAGACCGCAGCCCTGCCCAACATCACCACGGACCGCGAACTGCTGACCGCCAACGCGCTCCTCTCGGCGACGTGGAGCATCATGCTCGCGCTCGGAGCGGCCGTCGGCGGGGCGGCGGTGGAATTCCTGAGCACGGACACCGTGTTTCTGTTCGACGCCGCGACGTACCTCGTCTCGGCGGTGTTCATCGCGCGGACGGTAATCCCGCAGGACCGGGACGACGTGCCACCGGGCAACCCGATCAGGGTCGCCGTCGGGAAAGTTGCGGAGGGCTGGCGACACCTCTACCGGCACCCGCGGATCGGGCGGATCGCGCTGGCGAAGGCGACGTGGGGCGTGGGCGGCGGAGCGCTCATGCTAGCGCTCGTCTTGATTGGCGGACAACTGGTGCCGGGCAAACCCGACCTCGGCACGGGACTCGCCTACGCCGCGCGCGGCCTGGGGACCGGCATCGGGCCGATCCTGGCGCGCGCGCTCTTCCGCGATAGGAGCGTGTGGCCAGCCGTGCTGGGCGCCTGCGTGATCGTGTGCGGGCTGGGCTACACCGCCATCGGCCTGCTGGAGTGGACGCTCGTCGTGCTGGTATTCGTACTCGTCGCCCACGCGGCGAGTGGGGCCAACTGGGTGCTCGCAACGACGCTCTTGCAGGAACGCACCGAAGACCGCTTCCGCGGTCGCGTCTTCTCGACGGAGTGGATCTTCCTGGCGCTCGCTGAGACGATGTCGCTGCTGGTGGCGAGCGCGCTGCTGGAGGCGGAGGCGCTCACGCTGCGGACGGCCGTGCTGGGGCTGGCGGGCGTGCAGGTCGTCTGCGGCATAGCGTGGCTGCTGATCGTGGTGCCGCGCGAACGGGCGGATGCTGGTGAGGCGGTGAGGCGGTGAGGCGGTGAGGCGGTGAGGCGGTGAGCAAGGTGCCCGTGCCCCGCGCTACCGTCAAGTCCTGCTCCTGCACCGCAGCACCTTCCCACCGCGACACGTCCGCACTGCTCTTGGCTTGGCGCTCTTTTTGCCCTCGCATGGCTCCCCCTCCCAGGCAGCCACGGCTGCCGCGTTCCGCTACGATTTCACCCCAACTATGCCCTGCGCCGCGTTCGCTGAGCAGCTTCCCGTCCCGCTCCTTCGCTTTGCCCTCGACGGGAGCGTGAGCCACGCCAACGCCGAGGCGGTGGCGCTCGCCGGGGGACCGGCCCGTGCCCTCGACCCCGACGTGTGGCACGGTGCGATGCATCCCGACGACCGCGTAGGCTTCGAGCAGGCTTGGACCACCGCGACGACTGGTCAGACCGCGCGTGCGTTCGTTCGGCTCGCCCTCGGCGGCAGCGAGCGGCCCGTCGAGGTTCGCTTTGTCCCAGACGGCGACACCGGGTTCATCGACGCGGTGCTGGTGTCCGCAGCGGCCCCGTTGTGGACCGGCGAGGCGTTCCACCAGACGTTCCTGGAGCAGAGCCCGATCGGTGTGCTCCACCTCGACGCGGCGGGCGTTGTCACGTTCGCCAACCACCACTTTCTCCAGATGACTGGCGAGGCCGAAGACGAGGTGTGGCTCGGCCTCAACGTCTTCGATGTAGACGGCGTCGACGCTCAACTCATCGATCTCCTCACGGCGATGCTGGAGGAGGCCGTCGGCTTCGAGGAGCACGAGATCGTACTCAGGCGGCACGACGGCGAACGGCGGACCCTCTTCGTCTACGGCTCGCCCGTCCACCATCCGGACGAGGGGCTCGTCGGCGGCGTGGTGATGGCCCTCGACGTGACGGAGCAGCGCGAGCGCGAAGAGACGCTGCGGGTGCGCGCGCGCTACGACCAGGCCGAGCCAGCGCTCCGCCAGGCGGCCCTCTCGTCGCCCGAGCAGGCCGACTTCCTCGACGAGGCCGCCCGCATCCTCGGGCTCGCGACGCTAGCTGACCGGGCGCAGGTGCTTCTCCCCGTTGAGGCGGGCGAGTTGGTCACGAGCGCCGACTGGACTGCCCAGGCCAGCAAACCACGTCCCATCCGGCTTGCTGCCGTGGACTGGCCCCTCCTGACCGAGGGGGCGCTCCTACGCGTCACCCGCGACCAGGACAGCGAGGCGGCCCAGGCGCTGCTCACCGGGCTCGACGCTGAGCAGGCGATTCTCGTCCCCTTCCTCGACGACGAGGATCGGATCGGCGTGGTCCTCCTCGGGTGGGATGCCCTGGTTCCGCCGTGGCAGCGCGCCGAGCGCCTCGCGCTGAGCCAGCTTACCGGGCTGTTCGAGACCCTGTGGGCCTGGAGCCGAGCCGAGACGCGGTTTCGGCAAACCGTCGATGGCCTAGACGATGGCCTCTTCAGCTTCACCTACGCGCCAGTGCTGGATGCGGGCGGCGATGGCCAGCCGGGCGCGCCCATACGGCGCTACGAGTTCGTGACACACCAGATGGAGGCCCTCGTCGGATTGGCCGTCGAACAGCTCACCATCCCGCTCGGCGATGGCGGCGTCAATTGGACCCACGACCTCGTCCACGCCGACGACCGTGCGGTTTTTTCTGCTCATGAGGCGCAGCTCCGCGTTGGCCGCGAGAGCACCCTCGACTACCGCGTGCGCCGCGCCGACGGCGCTGTCCGCTGGATGCGCGAGCGCGCCACCCCCGCCTACGACGCGGCCGACCGCCTCGTGATCGGCGGCATCCTCGCCGACGTCACCGAGCAAAAGCAGGCCAACGCCTCGATCCTGCAAGCCAAGGTCGCCGCCGAGCGCGCCAGCCAGGCCAAGACCGCGTTCATGTCCACGATGAGCCACGAGGTCCGCACTCCGCTCGGCGCGATCAACGGCTTCTCCGAGCTGCTCCGCGAGGAGGTGCGCGAACTCGAAGGACACGGCAAGGTCGTGATCCCGCCTCCGGTCATCGAGTTTGTGGAGGTCATCCAGGAGAACGCCCGCCGCGCACTCCGGCTCGTCAACGACCTCTTCGACCTCTCGAAGCTGGAGACGGGCGCGCTCCGGCTCCAGCACTCGCCCGTGTTCTTCCACGACATCACCGAGCGCGTGGCGCACCGCGCCCGGATGGATCTTGACTCAAAGGGCGTCACCTTCCGCTGGGATCGGGACCCCGCCCAACCCGTCGTGCTCGGCGACCCCTACCGCATCGAGCAGGTCGTGGAGCAGCTCCTTTCGAACGCGGTCAAGTTCACCGACGCAGGCTACGTCGCGCTCACCACACGGCTCGACACGGACGCGGTCGTCTGCGTCGTGGAGGACACCGGCTGCGGCATCGCCGAAGAGTTTGTCAGCGGGCTCTTCGAGCCGTTCACGCAGGAGGACCACCGCCTCAACCGCAACTACGACGGCTCAGGCCTCGGCCTCGCGATCGTGAAGCGCCTCGTGGACGCGATGGACGGCTCGCTTGCCATCGAGAGCGAGAAGGACGCCGGGACGCGCGTGACGCTCAAGCTCCCCGTTGCCGTGGCAAGCGCCGACGTGCTCTGAAGACCTGCCCTGAAGCAGGCGTGCCCAGCGTTTGCCTACACTGCTTCGCGCCTGCAGCGACCAGTGCGCAGGCTTTCCAACCCCCCGCCGGCCTCGCATTGAGGGCCGGCGGAGATCGCCCGTCTCAGGCGCCTTGCTGACATCGTGCGTCGCGAGCGCTCGCCGCCAGACTTGCTGTGGCTGCGCGCGTGCCTAGTCGCGACTGAGGAAGAGGCTCAGGACGTACCAGAACATCAGCGCAACCGAGGCGAAGAGCTGCAGCGAGGCCGCCACGTGCTTGTCCTCGGGGTAGTGGTGCAGGATATTCGAGGTGTCGTAGAGGATGGCAGCGCCGGCGAGCCCGATCATGGCCACGGCGAAGAAGGTGCCGAGTTCGAAGCTGAAGAGGACGCCCGCCACGATCAGCACGATGGCGACGATGAAGCCCCAGCGGAGCAGCCCACCTAGGAACGAGAAGTCTTTGCGCGTAAGCACCGCGATCGCCGTGAGGCCCGTGAAGCCCATGAGCGTGACCCACGCTGCCTTGTTGATCATGCCAGGGTCGCCGGAGTAGTAGGCCGCCATGAACAGCAGCGGCACGAAGATGATCGCCTCGGCGAGGACAAAGCCGCCGAGCGCGGCATACTGCGCGAAGGAGCTGGACGCCGTTGCGGCCACGCGGCTCGCGATCCAGCTCACCACCACGAAGCCGCCGAGTACCACGAGCCAGCCCCCCGGCATGTTGAGGAGCGTTGTAGCGATGGGCTCAGCGAGGCCACTGGTGAAAATGTAGGCCTCGATGGCGACGAAGAGCAGGATCGCGCCGAAGAGGTGGATGTAGGTCCGCAGGACAAAGGACGCGCGGGCATCGGCGTCGATTGCGGAGACGGGAAGCTGCGAGACTGCCGTGTTCATTGGGGCTAGAGTTGGGTGAAGGAACGAGTGTCCGGAGGGACGCTCTCGTAAGCGTTAGCTCAGGCGGGGCGAATCTACGACGAGGCGTCTTGAAACACCAGCCCGACCGGATGAACAGGGCGCTATCGCCTTGGCCATGCTGTCGCGTTTTCGGACAGCATACCACGCCACTCCTGTTCCGCTGTTCACCCTCGCGACGCCGCCTGCAGTCATCGTGGCTGGACGTAGCGCTTCCTGTACCATCTGCTGCCTCTGGATTGCAGCGGCACGTTTTGTGTCTTTGTGCAAGCACTCGTCCTCCATCTTAACCACCGTGTCCAATGGGCAGCAACAACCTCATGCTGATCGTCTTCGGCGTGATCATCTCCATGATCGCCTTCGTGGTCGGAATGCAGATGTACCGCGCCCACGACCGGCAAAGCAGCTTTGACCGCATGACGGCCGAGTCGATGCGGGTTGCCAGCGACGTGCTGCTCTGGAAGGAGAAGGCCGACGCCATGGGAGGCGGGCGCGACACGCCCTACTTCTCGCGGCTCTCGCTCGACCAACTCGGCTACCCGAAATACGACGAGGTGCAGCAGCTCGGCGGCACCCGCTACGGCTTCTTCGGCTTCGACTCGGTGGCGACTGAGATCCCGCTGATGGACTACTACTCGACGGACTTTCCGGATCTGCGCATCCAGGTGCGCTTCAACGGCTCCGGCGGCAACTGCATCCAGATCCGCCGGGCCATCAACGCGCTGGGAGACGGCAGTGGCACCTGGGACTGGGTCGACCTCGTCGACACCCCCGACGTGTGTGAGGGCTGGTAGCAGTGGGGCGCTGAGCGAGGTAGCTTGGGCTGTGTCCCGTTGCCCTCGCATGTCCGATGGAT encodes the following:
- a CDS encoding ATP-binding protein produces the protein MSLFLSPESIRATALVILNVALTVYLLRVPRGAGASRWLAGFTTGTVGLYLCRAAEASFYPLSDATMWAIKSVELLVVMAALGALVQFAYRFLEVPYPRETRAALVVAALAVVGSLVLVAVTRSPESSIRDVMMSVYSFTWLAADAWAVTVLLRKRRRAHALGRDREARAFAAFAAVCLADAVLLITIIGVFLADASVVVSNAMWVFVILPAVFAIHYTRVAIYLEHAPEPTSIRTKLSGLALALVLGLIGMTAVLSAPPSNPNVIDGIPAPGVMAEYHEAMLPLLVLMGIATVLALVVFPWALKGSLVRPVERLLEGVRRVNAGERDVTVPVGVHDEVGRLSEGFNAMTASLRDAEEELRAYATDLEVRVAARTEELRASKAEVEAQALRLEELDRLKTRLFANLSHEFRTPLTILLGPIEDALASDTPMPEPLAGQLPSMQQSARRLLNLINQLLDLAKLEAGALDLNSEETDVVVLARGVAATFAGPAERKGLGLLFDAQVSALSMPLDAQQIETVLTNLVANALAFTERGGKIRVSVGAEHGDAVVAVEDTGTGIAAAALPYVFDRFRQADGSTTRTHGGTGIGLALAKELVELHGGTIGVESTVGFGTRFTVRLPLGAVDVDAEAAAQAGVPTVPRTEQRSAPTVLATGDGEAAMLDLPIPVSATPGDDPPAVATSNDRRPLVLVVEDHAGLRAYIRSHLAERYRVLEAENGAVGLETARACRPDLVLSDVMMPELDGVALTRALRAEPALADVPIVLLSAWADEQSTLAGLEAGADDYLTKPFSPDELRARLSNFVATRHRLRARYSDEVVVGPSEIVVPSAEAAFLERVRDAAEAGLGDPSFGVDALAAEVGLSRRQLGRRLRASLDTAPGVFLRQLRLARAAQLLTQQAGTVAEVAYAVGYRDADHFAKQFRKTYGTLPSAYATRKAVPHREHDDDH
- a CDS encoding ATP-binding protein is translated as MPCAAFAEQLPVPLLRFALDGSVSHANAEAVALAGGPARALDPDVWHGAMHPDDRVGFEQAWTTATTGQTARAFVRLALGGSERPVEVRFVPDGDTGFIDAVLVSAAAPLWTGEAFHQTFLEQSPIGVLHLDAAGVVTFANHHFLQMTGEAEDEVWLGLNVFDVDGVDAQLIDLLTAMLEEAVGFEEHEIVLRRHDGERRTLFVYGSPVHHPDEGLVGGVVMALDVTEQREREETLRVRARYDQAEPALRQAALSSPEQADFLDEAARILGLATLADRAQVLLPVEAGELVTSADWTAQASKPRPIRLAAVDWPLLTEGALLRVTRDQDSEAAQALLTGLDAEQAILVPFLDDEDRIGVVLLGWDALVPPWQRAERLALSQLTGLFETLWAWSRAETRFRQTVDGLDDGLFSFTYAPVLDAGGDGQPGAPIRRYEFVTHQMEALVGLAVEQLTIPLGDGGVNWTHDLVHADDRAVFSAHEAQLRVGRESTLDYRVRRADGAVRWMRERATPAYDAADRLVIGGILADVTEQKQANASILQAKVAAERASQAKTAFMSTMSHEVRTPLGAINGFSELLREEVRELEGHGKVVIPPPVIEFVEVIQENARRALRLVNDLFDLSKLETGALRLQHSPVFFHDITERVAHRARMDLDSKGVTFRWDRDPAQPVVLGDPYRIEQVVEQLLSNAVKFTDAGYVALTTRLDTDAVVCVVEDTGCGIAEEFVSGLFEPFTQEDHRLNRNYDGSGLGLAIVKRLVDAMDGSLAIESEKDAGTRVTLKLPVAVASADVL
- a CDS encoding MFS transporter, producing MPQVGFLELLRTNRNVRWLWAGAVVSLFGDWFNTLALYRVVQDLSSEGSVLGDGYVALALVFVVKLLPLALAAPLAGVLVDRFNRRTVMIVSDVLRALIVLGFLLVREPGDLWLLYVLAAAQIMVSALFLPAKTAALPNITTDRELLTANALLSATWSIMLALGAAVGGAAVEFLSTDTVFLFDAATYLVSAVFIARTVIPQDRDDVPPGNPIRVAVGKVAEGWRHLYRHPRIGRIALAKATWGVGGGALMLALVLIGGQLVPGKPDLGTGLAYAARGLGTGIGPILARALFRDRSVWPAVLGACVIVCGLGYTAIGLLEWTLVVLVFVLVAHAASGANWVLATTLLQERTEDRFRGRVFSTEWIFLALAETMSLLVASALLEAEALTLRTAVLGLAGVQVVCGIAWLLIVVPRERADAGEAVRR
- a CDS encoding GNAT family N-acetyltransferase — its product is MLHTGRLALRPVQPADVVALHAHWTNPVVRRYLWDGVAIPQDQVAALAQESAARFEAYGHGLWTLGLRDLDSPEAAPLIGCGGFWPFHDPPRLELILSVGPAWHGQGLATEAGHALLAYARDDLGMTEALASTDVPNAASQRLLDRLGFACTHRGDADGLDTLFYARAL
- a CDS encoding Bax inhibitor-1 family protein, with amino-acid sequence MNTAVSQLPVSAIDADARASFVLRTYIHLFGAILLFVAIEAYIFTSGLAEPIATTLLNMPGGWLVVLGGFVVVSWIASRVAATASSSFAQYAALGGFVLAEAIIFVPLLFMAAYYSGDPGMINKAAWVTLMGFTGLTAIAVLTRKDFSFLGGLLRWGFIVAIVLIVAGVLFSFELGTFFAVAMIGLAGAAILYDTSNILHHYPEDKHVAASLQLFASVALMFWYVLSLFLSRD